GGGTCGGTGTGGCGGTGTTCTACATTTCCAGTGAACCGGAAATGCCGGAACGGATCGTTCTCCGGCTCGATCTGGAGGGTGGCATCGGTGACGGCCGGATGGAGCGTCCCTGGGACGAATTGCTCGACCGGAAGTCCGTCTCCCTGTACGACGTCATTGCCGTTTTGCAGCGGGCGGCGGCGGATGACCGCGTTGCCGGAATAGCCGTACAGCTCAGTGATGCGCCCCTCGGGATTGTCGCGGCGCAGGAACTTCGTCAGGGCATTGCGGATTTCCGTGCCAGCGGCAAATTCGCGATGGGATTTGCGGCAAGCTTCGAAGGCCCCGGCAATGTGATGTCGCGCTATATGCTTGCATCCGCCCTGGACAGCGTCTGGATGCAGCCATCCGGAACTCTGGCCCTGACCGGCATCTCGCTGGAAATGCCGTTTATCAAGAATGCCCTCGATACCCTGGGCGTTCAGGCCGAATTCGAGCAGCGCCATGAATACAAATCCGCGGTCGAGCTTTTCACGCGCGCCGGGATAAGCCAGCCGGCGCAGCAGTCGCTGGAAGGCGTGGTGCGGACATGGATGCGACAGATTCTGCATAACATCGCGATTGACCGGAATATCCCGCAGGAAAAATTGCGGACCCTGGTTGAACGCGCACCGCTACTGGCCGAAGACGCGCATGACCACGGATTGGTCGATGTGCTGGGATACCGGGACGGCTTCGAAGCGGCTGTGCAGGCGCGCGCCGGAGACGAAGCGTATTCCATGAGTCTCGATACGTATGCCGGCAGTCTCGCGCCGCTGCCGGAACCTGCCGCAAACGTCGCCCTGATATACGGCGTGGGTCCAATCGAAAGCGGCAGGGGTGAGAACGGCGTCTTTTCCGGCGCGACATTTTCCGCCGCGGCCTTCAACAAGGCGCTTGCCCATGCGGCTGACGATCCTGCAATTCACGCCATTATTTTGCGGATCGACAGCCCGGGCGGGTCATATATTGCGTCCGATTCCGTTCGCCGGACCGTGATACGCGCGCGTGAAAAGGGCAAGATAGTGATTGCCTCGCTGGGCGCCTATGCGGCGTCCGGCGGCTATTTCGCCGCGATGGCGGCGGACAGGATCGTGGCGCAGCCGGGAACGCTGACCGGATCTATCGGTGTATTCGGCGGAAAATTCGCCACGGAAGACCTCTGGAAGAAACTGGGAATCAACTGGGCCCAGGTCAGCACCGGCGGCAACGCCGGTATGTGGAGCGGGATCCGGCCATTCTCCGCCAGCGCGGCGGCGCGGCACCGGGCGATTATCGACTCCATTTACACGGACTTTACGAACAAGGTCGCTGTCGACCGCAATATTCCGGCGGAACGGATCGATGCCATTGCGCGGGGACGGGTGTGGACGGGCGAGGATGCCCGCGAACTCGGTCTCGTCGACGCGCTTGGCGGCCTGTCCACCGCCATCGATCTGGCGCGCGAGGCGCTGGATCTGCCGAAGGAAGCGCCCCTCGCGGTTTCGGTTCTGCCGGAAAGACGCTCGCCCCTGGAACGCGCCCTGTCGCTGCTGGAGCAGGGCGGATCCATTTCCGATATCGCCGCCG
This genomic window from Alphaproteobacteria bacterium contains:
- the sppA gene encoding signal peptide peptidase SppA, which gives rise to MRLIGRIFLWFFAAVGFAAVMVAVIGVGVAVFYISSEPEMPERIVLRLDLEGGIGDGRMERPWDELLDRKSVSLYDVIAVLQRAAADDRVAGIAVQLSDAPLGIVAAQELRQGIADFRASGKFAMGFAASFEGPGNVMSRYMLASALDSVWMQPSGTLALTGISLEMPFIKNALDTLGVQAEFEQRHEYKSAVELFTRAGISQPAQQSLEGVVRTWMRQILHNIAIDRNIPQEKLRTLVERAPLLAEDAHDHGLVDVLGYRDGFEAAVQARAGDEAYSMSLDTYAGSLAPLPEPAANVALIYGVGPIESGRGENGVFSGATFSAAAFNKALAHAADDPAIHAIILRIDSPGGSYIASDSVRRTVIRAREKGKIVIASLGAYAASGGYFAAMAADRIVAQPGTLTGSIGVFGGKFATEDLWKKLGINWAQVSTGGNAGMWSGIRPFSASAAARHRAIIDSIYTDFTNKVAVDRNIPAERIDAIARGRVWTGEDARELGLVDALGGLSTAIDLAREALDLPKEAPLAVSVLPERRSPLERALSLLEQGGSISDIAAALGGYVRTDPYEAVLRKLEPVTGDLDVFRPPAGVLQLPAIRITP